In Citrus sinensis cultivar Valencia sweet orange chromosome 4, DVS_A1.0, whole genome shotgun sequence, one DNA window encodes the following:
- the LOC127901947 gene encoding protein STRICTOSIDINE SYNTHASE-LIKE 10-like, producing the protein MYFQRRQYSMLIDSGDRSGRLLRYDTCSKVLTVLQRGLAFPNGVTLNKDKSFLPVAESNSVKILKFWIQVERVTFSPQPFAQLSKFPGNIEMECKGNFRVALDTKRRNIERDLVAVKLDGNGNIVKVLQGNERNAFDFVSEVEEHVVVIKA; encoded by the coding sequence ATGTACTTTCAAAGGAGGCAATATTCTATGTTGATCGATAGTGGAGATAGAAGTGGGAGGTTGTTGAGATACGATACTTGCAGCAAAGTGCTGACAGTCCTACAAAGAGGCCTAGCATTTCCAAATGGTGTAACCCTAAACAAAGATAAATCATTCCTACCAGTTGCTGAATCGAATTCGgtgaagattttaaaattttggattcAAGTTGAGAGAGTTACATTCTCTCCGCAACCTTTTGCTCAGCTTTCGAAATTTCCAGGCAACATCGAGATGGAGTGTAAAGGAAACTTTCGGGTTGCATTGGACACTAAAAGACGAAATATTGAAAGAGATCTTGTGGCGGTTAAGCTTGACGGCAATGGTAATATTGTGAAAGTTTTACAAGGAAATGAACGAAAtgcatttgattttgttaGCGAAGTTGAAGAACATGTTGTTGTAATCAAGGCTTAG
- the LOC127901946 gene encoding protein STRICTOSIDINE SYNTHASE-LIKE 10-like, which produces MKNSLLIIFFFLALTLSPSFGLPSNVGGSRKGNHHLKLQLPAGVVGPESLAFDCNGKGPYAGVSDGRILKWQDSKLGWTEFAITTPFRRICDGTSSTILEPLCGRPLGIKFNPVTCDLYIADAYFGLMVVGRNGGPAKQLASSAERIPFRFTNALDIDPNTGVVYFTDSSMYFQRRQYPMLIESGDRSGRLLKYDPRNKQVTVLRRGLAFPNGVTLSNDKSFLLVAESDSRTILRFWVEGESVIYSPQPFAQVAQFPDNIETDRNGDFWVALNTKRGNDKTDLVAVKLDGSNGNVLDVLEGNKQNDLDSVSEVEEHGGYLYAGSPVQPYVVVIKA; this is translated from the exons ATGAAAAACTCTCTcctcatcattttcttctttcttgccCTTACGCTTTCTCCTAGTTTCGGCTTACCTTCTAATGTCGGCGGCAGTCGCAAAGGCAACCACCATCTTAAGCTTCAGCTTCCGGCCGGAGTAGTTGGCCCCGAAAGCCTTGCTTTCGACTGCAATGGCAAAGGGCCGTACGCCGGTGTTTCGGACGGTAGAATTCTCAAGTGGCAAGACTCAAAACTTGGTTGGACTGAATTTGCCATCACCACTCCATTCAG GAGGATATGTGATGGCACAAGCAGCACGATTTTAGAACCCTTATGTGGGAGGCCGTTGGGCATTAAATTCAATCCTGTTACATGCGATCTTTACATCGCTGATGCATACTTTGGCTTGATGGTCGTCGGGAGAAACGGCGGCCCAGCGaaacaacttgcttcttcagctGAAAGAATTCCCTTTCGCTTCACAAACGCCTTGGACATTGATCCCAATACCGGCGTTGTTTATTTTACCGACAGCAGCATGTACTTCCAAAGAAGACAGTACCCTATGCTGATCGAAAGCGGAGACAGAAGTGGAAGATTATTGAAATACGATCCTCGCAACAAACAAGTGACGGTATTACGAAGGGGCTTAGCATTTCCAAATGGCGTCACCCTGAGTAACGACAAATCATTTTTACTGGTTGCTGAATCAGATTCAAGGACGATTCTAAGGTTCTGGGTTGAAGGTGAGAGCGTTATATATTCTCCGCAACCGTTCGCTCAAGTTGCTCAATTTCCGGACAACATCGAGACAGACAGGAACGGAGACTTTTGGGTTGCACTAAACACTAAGAGAGGAAATGACAAGACAGATCTTGTGGCGGTAAAGCTTGATGGCAGCAATGGCAATGTCCTTGATGTTTTAGAaggaaataaacaaaatgatcTCGATTCTGTTAGCGAAGTCGAAGAACATGGTGGATATTTGTACGCGGGATCTCCAGTGCAGCCTTACGTTGTTGTAATCAAGGCTTAG